In the genome of Fusarium fujikuroi IMI 58289 draft genome, chromosome FFUJ_chr02, one region contains:
- a CDS encoding related to endoplasmic reticulum retention receptor encodes MGAWNLFRVLGDLSHALSKCILIFAIHRNRSAEGVSLITQILYALVFCTRYLDLFIETVPWNIVFKIFYIISSIYILAIMQWIYPRSREREIAWKIGAVILGGSFVLSPFVMLIFESHKGFRPWMWVFSQILESVCVLPQLLLLRQTTVPTVIDSFYLVALGSYRALYCVNWFIREFEISGKKPNTVSVIFGIIQTALYIDFAWVYYTRQRVKLRGGGIVDADDMSRGWLLRRIFGKRFENNDDDEESGPGGFEDEQGGRRGARPKWGARGISVSADDGVLEQDRHNRDQDEFGGPVDPDAKMQDPDELARALDDDDDEQTPLRPGQTEGQPSGLQGGEGWRD; translated from the exons ATGGGCGCGTGGAAC CTCTTCCGTGTCCTGGGCGACTTGTCCCACGCCCTCTCCAAatgcatcctcatcttcgctATTCATCGAAACAGGAGCGCTGAGGGCGTCTCTCTCATCACGCAGATCCTCTACGCCCTCGTCTTCTGCACACGTTACCTCGACCTCTTCATCGAGACGGTACCATGGAACATCGTGTTCAAGATCTTCTACATCATCTCGTCTATCTACATCCTTGCCATTATGCAATGGATCTACCCTCGATCGCGTGAGCGTGAGATTGCTTGGAAAATTGGCGCCGTCATCCTCGGTGGCTCATTTGTCTTGTCTCCGTTCGTAATGCTCATCTTTGAGAGTCACAAGGGTTTCCGACCT TGGATGTGGGTGTTCTCCCAGATTCTCGAGTCCGTTTGCGttcttcctcagcttctcctccttcgacAAACAACCGTCCCCACCGTTATCGACTCCTTCTACCTCGTCGCTCTCGGTTCCTACCGCGCCCTCTACTGTGTCAACTGGTTCATCCGTGAATTCGAGATCTCCGGCAAGAAGCCCAACACCGTCTCCGTCATTTTCGGCATTATCCAGACTGCCCTGTACATCGACTTTGCCTGGGTTTACTACACTCGCCAGCGCGTCAAGCTCCGAGGTGGCGGCATTGTCGACGCTGACGACATGTCCCGCGGTTGGCTCCTTCGCCGAATCTTCGGAAAGCGCTTCGAGAacaacgatgacgacgaggagaGTGGCCCTGGTGGATTCGAAGATGAGCAAGGTGGCCGACGAGGAGCTCGACCCAAGTGGGGAGCTCGGGGTATCTCAGTCAGTGCCGATGACGGCGTTCTCGAGCAGGACCGACACAACCGTGACCAGGACGAGTTCGGTGGTCCAGTCGACCCTGACGCCAAGATGCAGGACCCCGATGAGCTTGCCCGAGCtctcgacgatgacgacgatgagcagACACCACTGCGACCTGGACAAACAGAAGGCCAGCCCAGCGGTCTTCAAGGCGGCGAGGGATGGCGCGACTAA
- a CDS encoding related to mannosylphosphorylation protein MNN4, which yields MRLSASIAVALGWITSASAFGVPDVLQKLEQKLPTRDAPPPKYFREASQYPHYDLRYFGEALEPHLQNAGIKVLMQTYLATFRDLGVQTWLMHGSLLGWWWGKKVMPWDLDADVSVTEADMYFLAAYHNMTIYYYQYDGCPEGCFFQLEINPYHKYRERDDYMNFIDARWIDMQNGLFIDITAARYDPGHEMGDGVMYDKHDHEFKDKYIFPLLDTTFEGVQAKIPYRYKEILASEYGKGALSKTDYHEYDLPMQRVCVSMRTDKGLVTDSTQKRCSGFL from the exons ATGAGACTATCGGCATCCATTGCCGTTGCCCTGGGTTGGATCACCAGCGCTAGTGCCTTTGGAGTCCCCGACGTGCTGCAAAAGCTTGAACAGAAACTTCCCACCAGAGACGCTCCTCCACCGAAATACTTTA GGGAAGCATC ACAATATCCCCACTATGATCTGAGATATTTTGGTGAAGCTCTTGAGCCACATCTTCAGAATGCAGGCATCAAAGTCCTCATGCAGACATACCTAGCCACATTTCGAGATCTGGGAGTCCAGACCTGGTTAATGCATGGCTCCCTTCTCGGCTGGTGGTGGGGAAAGAAG GTCATGCCATGGGACCTTGACGCTGATGTCTCAGTTACTGAGGCAGACATGTATTTCCTCGCTGCCTATCATAACATGACTATCTACTACTACCAGTACGATGGTTGTCCGGAGGGTTGCTTCTTTCAGCTTGAGATTAACCCGTATCATAAATATCGTGAGAGGGATGATTACATGAACTTCATTGACGCAAGGTGGATCGATATGCAGAATGGCCTGTTTATTGACATCACTGCGGCAAGGTATGACCCTGGGCATGAGATGGGCGATGGAGTTATGTACGACAAGCATGACCACGAGTTCAAG GATAAGTACATCTTTCCTCTGTTAGACACCACTTTCGAGGGTGTTCAAGCCAAGATTCCGTACAGATACAAGGAGATCCTAGCTTCGGAATACGGCAAGGGAGCATTGTCAAAGACTGATTACCATGAGTATGATCTTCCAATGCAACGTGTATGCGTGTCCATGAGAACTGACAAGGGATTAGTCACCGATTCGACACAAAAAAGATGCAGTGGGTTCCTATGA